One stretch of Roseovarius mucosus DNA includes these proteins:
- the aroC gene encoding chorismate synthase: MSLNTFGHLFRFTTWGESHGPALGATVDGCPPGVALDETMLQHWLDKRRPGQNKNMTQRNEPDAVRILSGVYEGQSTGTPIQLMIENTDQRSRDYGEIAKTFRPGHADITYYLKYGLRDPRGGGRSSARETAARVAAGGVARAALEALVPGIEIKGYMVAMGEMELDRAQFDWDAIDGNDFWLPDAAAAPAWEDYLQALRKKHDSVGAVIEVVARGVPAGLGAPIYGKLDTDLAAAMMSINAVKGVEIGEGMAAARLTGSANADEIFMGESGPEFASNHAGGILGGISTGQEIVVRFAVKPTSSILTPRQSITVDGNPIEVVTKGRHDPCVGIRAVPVGEAMMACVILDHLLLHRGQVGDGPRGHIG; this comes from the coding sequence ATGAGCCTCAACACCTTTGGACATCTGTTTCGTTTCACTACCTGGGGCGAGAGCCATGGGCCCGCACTTGGGGCCACGGTGGATGGTTGCCCTCCGGGGGTGGCGCTGGATGAGACGATGCTGCAGCACTGGCTGGACAAGCGCCGTCCGGGGCAGAACAAGAATATGACCCAACGCAACGAGCCGGATGCGGTGCGTATCCTGTCGGGCGTCTATGAGGGGCAGAGCACGGGAACACCGATTCAGCTGATGATCGAGAACACCGATCAACGCTCGCGCGACTATGGCGAGATTGCCAAGACATTCCGCCCCGGTCATGCCGATATCACCTATTATCTGAAATATGGCCTGCGCGATCCACGTGGTGGCGGGCGGTCTTCGGCGCGGGAAACGGCGGCGCGAGTTGCGGCGGGGGGCGTGGCACGCGCGGCCTTGGAAGCACTTGTGCCGGGGATCGAGATCAAGGGCTATATGGTCGCCATGGGCGAGATGGAGTTGGACCGCGCACAGTTCGATTGGGACGCGATTGACGGCAATGATTTCTGGCTGCCTGACGCGGCGGCGGCCCCTGCGTGGGAAGACTATCTGCAAGCGCTGCGCAAGAAACATGATTCGGTCGGCGCGGTGATCGAAGTGGTGGCACGCGGTGTGCCCGCAGGCCTTGGCGCGCCGATTTATGGCAAGCTCGATACGGATCTGGCCGCCGCGATGATGTCGATCAACGCCGTCAAAGGCGTTGAGATTGGCGAAGGCATGGCCGCCGCGCGCCTCACCGGCAGCGCCAATGCCGATGAGATTTTCATGGGTGAGAGCGGCCCGGAATTCGCCTCGAACCATGCGGGCGGTATCCTTGGTGGGATTTCGACAGGCCAAGAGATCGTTGTGCGGTTTGCGGTCAAGCCAACATCGTCGATCCTGACCCCGCGCCAGTCGATCACCGTGGATGGAAACCCCATCGAGGTCGTGACCAAAGGGCGACATGACCCCTGCGTCGGCATTCGTGCCGTTCCCG
- a CDS encoding ABC transporter substrate-binding protein: MTKDTSHDSVRPVVAKMAEDTRAGKMSRREFVALASTFGASATAAYGLLGLAVPTAAYAEDAKKGGVLRVASRVMDITDPRKYSWTEPGNVARQFCEPLVRWASDFSFQPMLLEGWEVSDDAMTYTLKVRQNAVWNNGDAFNADDVIHNLNRWCDKAAEGNSMASRMATLIDPDTGRALDGAIERVDDFTIRLNLPRPDITIIAGMSDYPALCVHPSFGDDGDLAKAPIGTGPFELVSMDIGVAAEVKRREDGKWWGGDVYLDGIRFVDFGEDNASIVAAFDGDEIDINDESTADFIESYDALGLIKQSKTTANTIVARMRADTAPYDSKELRNAIQLACDNAVLLAISINGEGIPAENHHVAPFHPEYAELPAIAADPAKAIEMARAAGHGDTEIEIISIDGDWRTTTTDAIGDQLRQAGFNVKRTVIPGASFWNDWTKYPFSTTNWGPRPLGVQVLALAYKSGEAWNESGHANPEFDALLDEALGVFDADKRREYSAKLQTMLQDSGAVIQPFWRNQALHHTDKVKGVQAHQFREMHYEQVWLDA; encoded by the coding sequence ATGACCAAAGACACCTCGCACGACAGCGTGCGCCCGGTCGTCGCGAAAATGGCCGAGGACACCCGCGCCGGCAAGATGAGCCGCCGCGAATTCGTGGCGCTCGCCTCGACCTTTGGTGCCTCTGCCACTGCAGCTTACGGGTTGCTCGGACTTGCAGTGCCCACAGCCGCATATGCTGAAGACGCCAAGAAAGGCGGCGTGCTGCGTGTGGCAAGCCGCGTGATGGATATCACCGATCCGCGCAAATATTCCTGGACCGAGCCGGGCAATGTCGCCCGCCAGTTCTGCGAACCGCTGGTACGCTGGGCCTCTGACTTCAGCTTTCAGCCGATGTTGCTGGAAGGCTGGGAGGTCAGCGATGACGCCATGACCTACACGCTCAAGGTCCGTCAGAACGCGGTCTGGAACAATGGCGACGCGTTCAATGCCGATGACGTGATCCACAATCTCAACCGCTGGTGCGACAAAGCCGCCGAAGGCAATTCCATGGCCTCGCGGATGGCCACGTTGATCGACCCAGACACAGGCCGCGCGCTCGATGGAGCCATTGAGCGGGTGGATGATTTCACTATTCGCCTCAATCTGCCCCGCCCCGATATCACCATCATCGCGGGCATGTCCGACTATCCTGCGCTCTGCGTCCACCCCAGCTTTGGGGACGATGGCGATCTGGCCAAGGCCCCCATCGGGACCGGCCCGTTCGAGCTTGTCTCGATGGACATCGGCGTCGCCGCCGAGGTCAAGCGCCGGGAAGACGGCAAGTGGTGGGGTGGCGATGTCTATCTCGACGGTATCCGCTTCGTTGACTTTGGCGAAGATAACGCCTCGATCGTAGCCGCATTTGATGGCGATGAGATCGACATCAACGACGAATCCACCGCCGATTTCATCGAGTCCTACGATGCCCTTGGTCTGATCAAACAGTCCAAGACAACCGCCAACACCATCGTCGCCCGGATGCGCGCCGATACCGCGCCCTATGACAGCAAGGAACTGCGCAACGCCATCCAATTGGCCTGCGACAATGCCGTTTTGCTGGCCATTTCGATCAATGGCGAGGGTATTCCGGCAGAAAACCACCACGTGGCTCCGTTCCACCCGGAATATGCCGAACTGCCTGCGATTGCGGCTGATCCGGCCAAGGCCATCGAAATGGCACGCGCCGCAGGGCATGGCGACACCGAGATCGAGATCATCTCGATTGATGGCGACTGGCGGACCACCACCACCGATGCCATCGGCGACCAACTGCGTCAGGCGGGTTTCAACGTCAAGCGGACGGTGATTCCGGGGGCAAGCTTCTGGAACGACTGGACCAAATATCCCTTCTCGACCACCAACTGGGGTCCGCGTCCTTTGGGCGTTCAAGTGCTGGCACTGGCCTATAAATCGGGCGAGGCATGGAATGAATCTGGCCATGCAAACCCGGAATTCGATGCGCTGCTGGATGAAGCCTTGGGTGTTTTCGACGCGGACAAGCGCCGCGAATATTCGGCCAAGCTGCAAACGATGCTGCAAGACAGCGGTGCCGTGATCCAGCCCTTCTGGCGCAATCAGGCGCTGCACCACACGGACAAGGTCAAGGGCGTGCAGGCGCATCAATTCCGCGAAATGCACTATGAGCAGGTCTGGCTCGACGCGTAA
- a CDS encoding NADPH-dependent FMN reductase, translated as MANPKLLLISGSLRKGSYNRMLLAEAAEAFGPAEISDGSLDLPLYDGDLEEAEGVPDAVKHLAQQIKDADAVIIGAPEYNKGITGVLKNGLDWISRVPGAAFKNKPVVVVSASAGRTGGETAQFMTLSCLTQLQARLVPGTAVLIAGAMNAFDDAGKLKDETSRKLLAERMAALRAEVV; from the coding sequence ATGGCTAACCCAAAACTTCTGTTGATTTCCGGATCGCTGCGCAAGGGATCGTATAACCGCATGCTGCTGGCCGAGGCGGCAGAGGCATTCGGCCCCGCAGAGATCAGCGACGGCAGTCTTGATCTGCCGCTCTACGATGGTGATCTGGAAGAGGCAGAGGGTGTGCCAGACGCGGTGAAACACCTCGCACAGCAGATCAAGGACGCCGATGCCGTGATCATTGGAGCACCCGAATACAACAAAGGGATAACCGGCGTTCTCAAGAACGGGCTGGATTGGATCAGCCGGGTGCCGGGGGCGGCGTTCAAGAACAAGCCCGTTGTGGTGGTCTCGGCCTCTGCCGGGCGCACCGGGGGCGAGACGGCCCAATTCATGACGCTGTCTTGCCTTACGCAGTTACAGGCGCGGCTGGTGCCGGGCACGGCGGTTTTGATCGCGGGGGCGATGAACGCCTTTGACGATGCGGGCAAGCTCAAGGATGAGACATCGCGAAAACTTTTGGCGGAACGGATGGCTGCGCTGCGCGCCGAAGTCGTCTGA
- a CDS encoding LysR family transcriptional regulator, producing the protein MDRLTEMEAFATVVDQGGFTDAARKMGISKSAVSKHVSSLEARLGARLLNRTTRRVSPTEIGLAYYDRALRVLNDAGEADALVSSMQSDPSGLLRISVATDFGVNHLSPVLGQFLDEFPDITVNMVLNNRYVELISEGFDMAVRIGELEDSTLRARKLTETTKRMIASPGYFQKHGRPQKIDDLNEHKLLHYSSQAGGAVWKLTAPSGEKRQVRTAGGLSVNDGQSLLNAAISGLGIAYLPSFLYSRAMADGLVEDAMPELPLELQGIYAVYPPGRFTQPKVRAFIDFLVHQFADKGPVDW; encoded by the coding sequence ATGGATCGCCTGACCGAAATGGAAGCCTTCGCCACCGTGGTGGATCAGGGCGGATTTACCGACGCGGCCCGTAAGATGGGCATATCAAAATCCGCCGTGTCCAAGCACGTGTCGTCGCTTGAGGCGCGTTTGGGGGCAAGATTGCTGAACCGCACCACGCGGCGTGTCAGCCCGACTGAAATCGGCCTAGCCTATTACGACCGGGCCTTGCGCGTGCTCAACGACGCGGGCGAAGCGGACGCGCTGGTGAGTTCGATGCAATCCGATCCCTCTGGCCTGTTGCGCATCTCTGTGGCGACAGATTTCGGGGTCAATCATCTCAGCCCGGTTCTGGGCCAGTTCCTTGATGAATTCCCCGATATCACCGTCAACATGGTGCTGAATAACCGCTATGTTGAGCTGATTTCAGAAGGCTTTGACATGGCCGTGCGCATCGGAGAGCTGGAGGACAGCACCCTGCGGGCGCGGAAACTGACCGAGACCACCAAGCGCATGATCGCCAGCCCCGGCTATTTCCAAAAACATGGGCGGCCGCAAAAGATCGACGATCTGAACGAACACAAGCTCTTGCATTACTCTAGCCAAGCGGGCGGGGCGGTATGGAAGCTGACCGCGCCTTCGGGGGAAAAGCGTCAGGTGCGCACGGCGGGTGGTCTAAGTGTGAATGACGGGCAATCCCTGCTGAATGCCGCGATTTCTGGCTTGGGTATCGCCTATCTTCCTTCCTTCCTTTATTCCCGTGCGATGGCGGATGGGCTGGTCGAAGATGCGATGCCCGAGTTGCCTCTGGAATTGCAGGGCATTTACGCGGTCTACCCGCCGGGCCGGTTCACCCAGCCCAAGGTGCGCGCCTTTATAGATTTTCTGGTCCATCAATTCGCCGATAAAGGCCCGGTGGACTGGTAA
- a CDS encoding DUF4399 domain-containing protein, with translation MTRIIAITAATFLSLSFPLFAGDTPAPEGAEVYFVNLEDGAFVTAPVKVIFGLKGMGVAPAGTEKEATGHHHILVNRPPLGEGPDGEQELTVGLPADEYHRHFGGGQTEATLDLAPGTHTLQLVMGDLNHVPHAPPVVSDVITITVE, from the coding sequence ATGACACGCATCATTGCAATCACTGCCGCCACCTTTCTGAGTCTCTCATTTCCCCTCTTCGCCGGGGATACCCCCGCACCTGAAGGGGCCGAGGTCTATTTCGTCAATCTCGAGGATGGGGCCTTCGTTACAGCACCCGTCAAAGTTATCTTTGGTCTCAAAGGCATGGGCGTGGCCCCTGCCGGCACTGAAAAAGAGGCGACAGGCCACCATCACATTCTGGTCAACCGCCCGCCCTTGGGCGAAGGGCCGGACGGGGAGCAAGAGCTGACCGTCGGCCTGCCCGCGGATGAGTATCACCGCCATTTCGGCGGCGGTCAGACAGAGGCAACGCTTGATCTGGCACCGGGCACGCATACGCTGCAACTGGTGATGGGCGACCTCAACCATGTGCCGCACGCCCCACCCGTGGTGTCCGACGTGATCACGATCACCGTCGAATAA
- a CDS encoding NADPH-dependent 2,4-dienoyl-CoA reductase → MSEYPHLLSPLDLGHVTLKNRVLMGSMHTGLEETRDWNRVAEFYAARARGGVALMVTGGMAPNREGGVFPGAAGLFTPEDITNHRIVTDRVHEAGGLIAMQILHAGRYAYGKECVSASAIKSPISPFTPKALDEEGIEKQIADIVTAAQRAREAGYDGVEIMGSEGYFLNQFLVTHTNKREDRWGGSYENRMRLPIEVVRRARAAVGDDFIIIYRLSMIDLVPGGSTHDEVVQLAQEIERAGASILNTGIGWHEARIPTIATSVPRAGFAWVTKKLMGKVSIPVITSNRINTPDVGEAVLASGAADMVSMARPFLADAEFVNKAAAGRSATIAPCIACNQACLDHTFSGKLTSCLVNPRACHETELVIAPAATPKRIAVVGAGPAGLSAAITAAGRGHQVTLFDRAAELGGQLNMAKVIPGKEEFRGLVDWFGTMVAESGVDLRLGQEMTADHLDGFDAVIIATGVIPRDPGIPGQDGPNVVTYIDVLRGGAEVGHRVAVVGAGGIGFDVSEYLVHEGISPTEDITLWRTEWGVGDPAEVRGGLAPQGPQPEPAARKVTLLQRKAEAPGKRLGKTTGWIHRAALKMKGVEMIGGVNYEKIDAEGLHVSFGEARERPTLIAADTVVLCSGQVSERSLADTLAARGIEAHVIGGADLAAELDAKRAIDQGTRLAATL, encoded by the coding sequence ATGTCCGAATATCCGCATCTTCTGAGCCCGCTTGATCTGGGGCACGTGACCTTGAAAAATCGCGTGCTTATGGGGTCCATGCACACCGGGTTGGAGGAAACCCGCGATTGGAACCGGGTGGCAGAGTTTTATGCGGCACGGGCGCGCGGCGGTGTGGCCCTTATGGTCACGGGCGGCATGGCCCCCAATCGCGAGGGCGGCGTATTTCCCGGTGCGGCAGGGCTATTCACGCCCGAAGATATCACCAATCACCGCATCGTCACGGACCGGGTGCATGAGGCGGGGGGGCTGATCGCGATGCAGATCCTGCACGCTGGCCGCTACGCCTATGGCAAGGAATGCGTCAGCGCCTCAGCCATCAAGTCGCCGATTTCGCCCTTTACGCCCAAGGCATTGGACGAGGAGGGGATCGAAAAGCAGATCGCCGATATCGTCACCGCCGCGCAGCGTGCGCGCGAGGCAGGCTATGACGGGGTCGAGATCATGGGGTCCGAGGGGTATTTCCTCAACCAGTTTCTTGTGACCCACACCAACAAGCGCGAGGATCGCTGGGGGGGGTCGTATGAGAACCGGATGCGCCTGCCGATTGAGGTGGTGCGGCGTGCGCGGGCGGCGGTGGGGGATGATTTCATCATCATTTACCGGCTTAGCATGATTGATCTGGTGCCGGGTGGCAGCACCCATGACGAAGTCGTGCAATTGGCGCAAGAAATTGAGCGTGCAGGCGCTTCGATCCTCAACACCGGTATCGGCTGGCATGAGGCGCGGATTCCCACGATTGCAACCAGCGTGCCGCGTGCGGGTTTTGCTTGGGTCACGAAAAAACTGATGGGCAAGGTGAGTATTCCTGTCATTACCTCGAACCGGATCAACACGCCTGACGTGGGCGAGGCGGTTTTGGCAAGCGGGGCCGCTGATATGGTCAGCATGGCGCGGCCGTTTCTGGCGGATGCAGAGTTTGTGAACAAAGCGGCGGCAGGGCGCAGCGCTACGATTGCGCCCTGCATCGCCTGCAATCAGGCGTGCCTTGATCACACATTCTCGGGCAAGCTGACATCCTGTCTGGTCAATCCGCGCGCCTGTCATGAGACGGAACTGGTGATTGCGCCTGCCGCAACGCCCAAGCGCATTGCCGTGGTCGGTGCGGGGCCTGCGGGCCTCTCGGCGGCGATCACTGCGGCGGGGCGTGGGCACCAAGTGACGCTCTTTGATCGTGCGGCGGAACTGGGCGGTCAGTTGAACATGGCCAAGGTCATCCCCGGCAAGGAAGAGTTTCGCGGGTTGGTGGACTGGTTTGGCACCATGGTGGCCGAGTCGGGCGTCGATCTGCGTCTTGGGCAAGAGATGACCGCCGATCATCTGGACGGCTTTGATGCCGTGATTATCGCTACCGGCGTGATTCCACGCGATCCGGGTATTCCGGGGCAGGATGGGCCGAATGTGGTGACGTATATTGACGTATTGCGGGGCGGTGCAGAGGTGGGCCACCGCGTGGCCGTGGTGGGCGCGGGCGGCATCGGTTTCGACGTGTCCGAATACCTCGTGCATGAGGGGATCAGCCCGACCGAAGACATCACATTGTGGCGTACCGAATGGGGCGTGGGCGATCCGGCAGAGGTGCGCGGGGGCCTCGCGCCGCAGGGACCGCAGCCAGAGCCGGCTGCGCGCAAGGTCACGCTCTTGCAACGCAAGGCAGAGGCACCGGGCAAGCGGTTGGGCAAAACAACAGGCTGGATTCATCGCGCCGCCCTCAAGATGAAGGGCGTCGAGATGATCGGTGGCGTCAATTACGAAAAGATTGACGCGGAAGGGCTGCACGTGAGTTTTGGCGAGGCCCGCGAACGCCCGACATTGATTGCGGCGGATACCGTCGTGCTTTGCTCGGGGCAGGTGAGCGAGCGCAGTCTGGCCGATACATTGGCGGCGCGCGGAATAGAGGCGCATGTGATCGGCGGCGCGGATTTGGCCGCCGAACTTGATGCGAAACGCGCGATAGATCAGGGCACGCGGCTGGCTGCCACGCTCTGA
- a CDS encoding manganese-dependent inorganic pyrophosphatase: MTTLVFGHKSPDTDSTGSPILWAWYLNEVKGAQAEAVLLGEPNTEAAFLLRKWDLPKPRIIADVDAGQPCVIVDTNNPAELPANINNADIQAIIDHHKLVGGLETKGPIDITVRPLACTATIMLDLMGDDAAKMPNWAKGTALTCILSDTLEFRSPTTTPHDRAVAEKLAADLGISIPDYAAEMFAAKSDVSAFSDAELLRMDSKEYEVGGKSFRVSVLETTSPAIVLDRKASLMQSMTTVAAEDGVDQVLLFVVDILNEEATLLVPNDLVKTVAEKSFGATVSGDAVVLPGIMSRKKQIIPNLAL, from the coding sequence ATGACCACGCTTGTTTTCGGCCATAAATCCCCCGACACCGATTCCACCGGCTCGCCCATTCTCTGGGCTTGGTATCTTAATGAGGTGAAAGGTGCGCAGGCCGAAGCTGTCCTTTTGGGCGAGCCCAATACCGAGGCTGCCTTTCTCCTGCGCAAATGGGACCTGCCCAAGCCGCGTATCATTGCCGATGTCGACGCCGGTCAGCCTTGCGTGATCGTGGACACCAACAACCCGGCGGAATTGCCCGCCAACATCAACAACGCCGACATTCAGGCAATCATCGACCATCACAAGCTGGTGGGCGGTTTGGAAACCAAAGGCCCGATTGACATCACCGTGCGCCCGCTGGCCTGCACCGCGACCATCATGCTTGACCTGATGGGCGACGATGCCGCGAAAATGCCCAACTGGGCCAAGGGCACGGCGCTGACCTGCATCCTGTCAGACACGCTCGAATTCCGCTCGCCCACGACCACCCCGCATGACCGCGCTGTGGCCGAAAAACTGGCTGCCGATCTGGGCATTTCCATCCCCGACTATGCTGCCGAAATGTTTGCCGCTAAATCCGATGTCTCGGCCTTTTCCGATGCTGAACTGCTGCGCATGGATTCCAAGGAATATGAGGTTGGTGGCAAGTCGTTCCGCGTGAGCGTGCTTGAAACCACATCGCCCGCCATCGTGCTCGACCGCAAGGCAAGCCTGATGCAGAGCATGACCACCGTCGCCGCTGAGGATGGTGTCGATCAGGTGCTGCTCTTTGTGGTGGATATTCTGAATGAAGAAGCCACGCTTCTGGTGCCCAACGATCTGGTCAAGACAGTTGCGGAAAAAAGCTTTGGCGCGACCGTGTCGGGCGATGCCGTGGTGCTGCCGGGCATCATGAGCCGCAAAAAGCAGATCATCCCCAACCTCGCACTTTAA
- a CDS encoding co-chaperone GroES, with protein MAFKPLHDRVLVRRVESEAKTAGGLIIPDSAKEKPSQGQVVSCGDGARKDNGELIAMAVKAGDTILFGKWSGTEVTVDGEELLIMKESDILGVIS; from the coding sequence ATGGCATTTAAACCGCTGCATGACCGCGTGCTTGTCCGCCGCGTTGAAAGCGAAGCTAAAACCGCGGGCGGGTTGATCATTCCCGACAGCGCCAAAGAAAAACCGAGCCAGGGCCAAGTTGTGTCCTGCGGCGATGGCGCCCGCAAGGACAATGGCGAACTGATCGCAATGGCCGTCAAGGCTGGCGACACCATTCTGTTCGGCAAATGGTCCGGCACCGAAGTCACGGTCGACGGCGAAGAGCTGTTGATCATGAAGGAAAGCGACATTCTGGGCGTGATTTCGTAA
- the groL gene encoding chaperonin GroEL (60 kDa chaperone family; promotes refolding of misfolded polypeptides especially under stressful conditions; forms two stacked rings of heptamers to form a barrel-shaped 14mer; ends can be capped by GroES; misfolded proteins enter the barrel where they are refolded when GroES binds), protein MAAKDVRFNTDARNRMLKGVNILADAVKVTLGPKGRNVVLDKSFGAPRITKDGVSVAKEIELEDKFENMGAQMVKEVASRTNDEAGDGTTTATVLAQAIVKEGMKAVAAGMNPMDLKRGIDLATSKVVEAIKAASRPVNDSAEVAQVGTISANGEAEIGRQIAEAMQKVGNEGVITVEENKGLETETDVVEGMQFDRGYLSPYFVTNADKMVADLEDCLILLHEKKLSSLQPMVPLLEQVIQSQKPLLIIAEDVEGEALATLVVNKLRGGLKIAAVKAPGFGDRRKAMLQDIAILTGGQVISEDLGMKLENVGMDMLGRAKKVSITKDATTIVDGAGEKAEIEARVSQIRQQIEDTTSDYDREKLQERVAKLAGGVAVIRVGGMTEIEVKERKDRVDDALNATRAAVQEGIVVGGGVALVQAAKKLAGLEGVNSDQNAGIAIVRRALEAPLRQIAENAGVDGSVVAGKIRESSDAKFGYNAQTDEYGDMFKFGVIDPAKVVRTALEDASSIAGLLITTEAMVADKPQKENAGGGGMPDMGGMGGMM, encoded by the coding sequence ATGGCTGCAAAAGACGTACGCTTTAATACCGACGCCCGCAATCGCATGCTCAAGGGCGTGAACATTCTGGCCGATGCGGTCAAAGTAACCCTCGGCCCCAAAGGCCGGAACGTGGTTCTGGACAAATCCTTTGGCGCACCGCGCATCACCAAGGACGGTGTATCGGTTGCCAAGGAAATCGAACTGGAAGACAAGTTCGAGAACATGGGCGCGCAGATGGTGAAAGAAGTCGCCAGCCGCACCAATGACGAGGCCGGCGACGGCACCACCACCGCGACGGTTCTGGCTCAGGCCATCGTCAAGGAAGGCATGAAGGCGGTTGCCGCCGGCATGAACCCGATGGACCTCAAGCGTGGTATCGATCTGGCCACCAGCAAGGTTGTCGAGGCCATCAAAGCCGCATCGCGCCCCGTCAACGACAGCGCCGAAGTGGCGCAGGTTGGCACCATTTCTGCCAATGGCGAGGCCGAAATTGGCCGTCAGATCGCAGAAGCGATGCAGAAAGTCGGCAACGAGGGTGTCATCACTGTCGAAGAGAACAAAGGCCTCGAGACCGAGACTGATGTCGTCGAAGGCATGCAGTTCGACCGTGGCTATCTCAGCCCCTATTTCGTCACCAATGCTGACAAAATGGTTGCGGACCTTGAGGACTGCCTCATCCTGCTGCACGAGAAGAAACTCTCGAGCCTTCAGCCGATGGTGCCGCTGCTCGAGCAAGTGATCCAGTCGCAAAAACCGCTCCTGATCATTGCCGAAGATGTCGAAGGCGAAGCCCTCGCAACGCTGGTCGTGAACAAGCTGCGTGGCGGTCTCAAGATCGCTGCCGTTAAGGCCCCCGGCTTTGGCGACCGTCGCAAGGCGATGCTGCAGGATATCGCCATTCTGACCGGTGGTCAGGTGATTTCCGAAGACCTCGGCATGAAGCTTGAGAATGTCGGCATGGACATGCTGGGCCGCGCCAAGAAAGTTTCGATCACCAAAGACGCCACCACCATCGTCGATGGTGCGGGCGAAAAGGCCGAGATCGAAGCACGCGTCAGCCAAATCCGCCAGCAGATCGAGGACACCACCTCGGACTATGACCGCGAGAAGCTGCAAGAGCGCGTGGCCAAACTGGCCGGTGGCGTTGCTGTCATCCGCGTTGGCGGCATGACCGAGATCGAAGTGAAAGAGCGCAAGGACCGCGTCGATGACGCGCTCAATGCAACCCGCGCAGCCGTGCAAGAAGGCATCGTTGTCGGCGGTGGTGTGGCTCTGGTTCAGGCGGCCAAGAAACTGGCCGGTCTTGAAGGTGTCAACAGTGACCAGAACGCCGGTATCGCCATCGTGCGCCGCGCGCTCGAAGCGCCGCTGCGCCAGATCGCAGAGAATGCCGGTGTTGACGGCTCCGTCGTCGCAGGCAAAATCCGCGAGAGCTCTGACGCCAAGTTCGGCTATAACGCACAGACTGATGAATATGGCGACATGTTCAAGTTTGGCGTCATCGACCCGGCCAAGGTTGTCCGCACCGCTCTCGAAGATGCCTCTTCGATCGCAGGCCTGTTGATCACCACCGAAGCGATGGTGGCCGACAAGCCGCAAAAAGAAAACGCCGGTGGCGGCGGTATGCCCGACATGGGCGGCATGGGCGGCATGATGTAA
- a CDS encoding aquaporin has translation MQKQLAEFIGTFTLVLFGCGAAVLAGGDIGLAGISFSFGFALIGMAYGIGPVSGCHINPAVSLGAVAAGRMSLTTAAGYIVAQILGAVAGAFVLMTIASGKADYSLAQNGLGQNGWGPGYLGEYTMTAAFLFEVVASFLFMVVILGATGKGAPAHLAGLAIGIALVVIHLVGINVTGVSVNPARSIGPAVFVGGTALAQLWLFIVAPVIGTVAAGLLFRSGQLDAQS, from the coding sequence ATGCAAAAGCAACTGGCCGAGTTTATCGGCACTTTCACTCTTGTTCTCTTTGGCTGTGGGGCGGCGGTGCTTGCCGGGGGCGATATCGGCCTTGCAGGCATCAGCTTTTCCTTTGGCTTTGCCCTGATTGGCATGGCCTATGGCATCGGTCCGGTTTCGGGCTGCCATATCAACCCAGCGGTATCGTTGGGGGCGGTTGCGGCGGGCCGCATGTCCCTGACCACGGCGGCGGGCTATATCGTGGCGCAAATCCTGGGCGCTGTGGCAGGGGCCTTCGTGTTGATGACGATCGCAAGCGGCAAGGCGGATTACAGCCTTGCCCAAAACGGGCTGGGCCAGAATGGCTGGGGTCCGGGCTATCTGGGCGAATACACCATGACGGCGGCTTTCCTTTTCGAGGTCGTGGCGAGTTTTCTGTTCATGGTCGTGATCCTTGGGGCCACCGGCAAAGGCGCACCCGCGCATCTGGCGGGGCTGGCCATCGGCATTGCCCTTGTGGTGATCCACCTCGTCGGCATCAACGTGACAGGCGTTTCGGTCAATCCGGCGCGCTCGATCGGGCCTGCGGTATTCGTCGGCGGCACCGCATTGGCGCAACTGTGGCTCTTCATCGTCGCCCCGGTGATCGGCACCGTCGCGGCGGGCCTGCTCTTTCGCAGCGGCCAGTTGGATGCGCAAAGCTGA